One window of the Danaus plexippus chromosome 25, MEX_DaPlex, whole genome shotgun sequence genome contains the following:
- the LOC116775331 gene encoding facilitated trehalose transporter Tret1-2 homolog isoform X1 gives MSEKVKPKAFLMQGCATLIICFLTSLTGFVFAWPSYTFQIYLSNETYLEAPISTSQMSMLGSIINVGALLGTPLTVYMADKLGRKYSAMLVGLPYVITWALISVTRSYYVVLFSLGLSGLSAAGQSISSIYISEICQDSIRGSLTSSVNYGYLIGLLISYTMGGYMSYYSILYAHLALSILYIIMLIPLKESPCYLLKIGKEKEARDSIAFYRRVDVDSKEVEGEIKSLRVQLDLNSDIIIEDSTTNHVPETVNEHQETFIKFEPRPVKKKISSWQFLRKSESSKRALLTVIITMSVMVLMGSLVLQMFADSIFKEAIPSMRPNTCAILLVVDYLMASLVGASTLDKLGRKNLMTITSFIAGIFTILIGTQLHMHWAPYWFTAVIIYLHSFIFNLGVAQVPLVLAAEVFLPEVRALGNSIALAFLWITNWIVVSTFFPLVEFIGLGQTFYIFSVICFIGSVYSHLCLPETKGLSADAIQLLFIKKERNSNLKV, from the exons ATGAGTGAAAAAGTAAAGCCAAAAGCATTTTTAATGCAAGGATGTGCGACTTTGATTA tttgttttCTGACATCGTTGACTGGTTTCGTTTTCGCCTGGCCCTCTTATACcttccaaatatatttgtccAATGAGACGTATCTAGAAGCTCCTATTAGTACCAGTCAAATGTCAATGTTGGgaagtattataaatgttggAGCTTTGTTAGGGACGCCCTTGACAGTTTATATGGCTGACAAACTTGGAAGGAAGTATTCTGCTATGCTCGTTGGACTACCCTACGTT ataacATGGGCATTAATCTCCGTCACCAGGTCCTATTATGTAGTCCTTTTCTCGCTTGGGTTGTCTGGTCTCAGTGCCGCTGGCCAATCAATTTCTTCTATTTACATATCAGAGATATGTCAAGACTCGATCAGAGGGTCATTGACCTCGTCGGTTAACTATGGTTATTTAATAGGACTGTTAATTTCTTATACTATGGGGGGATATATGTCATACTACAGTATTCTTTACGCTCATTTAGCTCTCTCGattctgtatataataatgttgataCCTTTGAAGGAATCTCCATGTTATTTGCTGAAAATTGGAAAGGAAAAG gaaGCTCGGGATTCCATCGCGTTCTATCGACGGGTGGATGTAGATTCCAAAGAAGTGGAAGGAGAAATTAAGAGTCTGAGAGTtcaattagatttaaattcggatattattatagaagaCAGC acGACAAATCACGTGCCTGAAACTGTAAACG aacaTCAAGaaacattcattaaatttgaacCGAGACcggttaagaaaaaaatatcatcatgGCAATTTTTGA GAAAATCAGAATCATCCAAGAGAGCGTTGTTGACGGTGATAATAACTATGTCAGTCATGGTTCTTATGGGTTCATTGGTATTGCAAATGTTTGCAGACTCCATATTTAAGGAGGCCATTCCTAGTATGCGGCCAAATACGTGTGCTATATTACTTGTTGTGGATTATCTGATGGCATCATTGGTTGGTGCTTCCACGTTGGATAAATTAGGACGGAAG AATCTTATGACGATAACGTCCTTCATTGCCGGTATATTTACGATCCTCATAGGGACTCAGCTGCACATGCATTGGGCTCCATATTGGTTCACCGCTGTCATTATATACttacacagttttattttcaacttagGAGTCGCGCAAGTACCCCTGGTGTTGGCCGCAGAAGTGTTTTTACCGGAG gtacGAGCTCTTGGGAATAGCATTGCCTTGGCGTTTTTGTGGATCACAAACTGGATTGTTGTGTCAACATTTTTCCCTTTGGTTGAATTCATTGGTTTAGggcaaacattttatatattttctgtcatATGTTTCATTGGTTCGGTCTACAGTCATTTATGTCTTCCGGAGACGAAAGGATTATCAGCGGATGCTATTCAACTTCTGTTTATAAAGAAAGAGAGAAACAGTAATCTAAAAGTATAG
- the LOC116775331 gene encoding facilitated trehalose transporter Tret1-2 homolog isoform X2 — MSEKVKPKAFLMQGCATLIICFLTSLTGFVFAWPSYTFQIYLSNETYLEAPISTSQMSMLGSIINVGALLGTPLTVYMADKLGRKYSAMLVGLPYVITWALISVTRSYYVVLFSLGLSGLSAAGQSISSIYISEICQDSIRGSLTSSVNYGYLIGLLISYTMGGYMSYYSILYAHLALSILYIIMLIPLKESPCYLLKIGKEKEARDSIAFYRRVDVDSKEVEGEIKSLRVQLDLNSDIIIEDSTTNHVPETVNEHQETFIKFEPRPVKKKISSWQFLNSIFKEAIPSMRPNTCAILLVVDYLMASLVGASTLDKLGRKNLMTITSFIAGIFTILIGTQLHMHWAPYWFTAVIIYLHSFIFNLGVAQVPLVLAAEVFLPEVRALGNSIALAFLWITNWIVVSTFFPLVEFIGLGQTFYIFSVICFIGSVYSHLCLPETKGLSADAIQLLFIKKERNSNLKV, encoded by the exons ATGAGTGAAAAAGTAAAGCCAAAAGCATTTTTAATGCAAGGATGTGCGACTTTGATTA tttgttttCTGACATCGTTGACTGGTTTCGTTTTCGCCTGGCCCTCTTATACcttccaaatatatttgtccAATGAGACGTATCTAGAAGCTCCTATTAGTACCAGTCAAATGTCAATGTTGGgaagtattataaatgttggAGCTTTGTTAGGGACGCCCTTGACAGTTTATATGGCTGACAAACTTGGAAGGAAGTATTCTGCTATGCTCGTTGGACTACCCTACGTT ataacATGGGCATTAATCTCCGTCACCAGGTCCTATTATGTAGTCCTTTTCTCGCTTGGGTTGTCTGGTCTCAGTGCCGCTGGCCAATCAATTTCTTCTATTTACATATCAGAGATATGTCAAGACTCGATCAGAGGGTCATTGACCTCGTCGGTTAACTATGGTTATTTAATAGGACTGTTAATTTCTTATACTATGGGGGGATATATGTCATACTACAGTATTCTTTACGCTCATTTAGCTCTCTCGattctgtatataataatgttgataCCTTTGAAGGAATCTCCATGTTATTTGCTGAAAATTGGAAAGGAAAAG gaaGCTCGGGATTCCATCGCGTTCTATCGACGGGTGGATGTAGATTCCAAAGAAGTGGAAGGAGAAATTAAGAGTCTGAGAGTtcaattagatttaaattcggatattattatagaagaCAGC acGACAAATCACGTGCCTGAAACTGTAAACG aacaTCAAGaaacattcattaaatttgaacCGAGACcggttaagaaaaaaatatcatcatgGCAATTTTTGA ACTCCATATTTAAGGAGGCCATTCCTAGTATGCGGCCAAATACGTGTGCTATATTACTTGTTGTGGATTATCTGATGGCATCATTGGTTGGTGCTTCCACGTTGGATAAATTAGGACGGAAG AATCTTATGACGATAACGTCCTTCATTGCCGGTATATTTACGATCCTCATAGGGACTCAGCTGCACATGCATTGGGCTCCATATTGGTTCACCGCTGTCATTATATACttacacagttttattttcaacttagGAGTCGCGCAAGTACCCCTGGTGTTGGCCGCAGAAGTGTTTTTACCGGAG gtacGAGCTCTTGGGAATAGCATTGCCTTGGCGTTTTTGTGGATCACAAACTGGATTGTTGTGTCAACATTTTTCCCTTTGGTTGAATTCATTGGTTTAGggcaaacattttatatattttctgtcatATGTTTCATTGGTTCGGTCTACAGTCATTTATGTCTTCCGGAGACGAAAGGATTATCAGCGGATGCTATTCAACTTCTGTTTATAAAGAAAGAGAGAAACAGTAATCTAAAAGTATAG
- the LOC116775331 gene encoding facilitated trehalose transporter Tret1-2 homolog isoform X3 has product MSEKVKPKAFLMQGCATLIICFLTSLTGFVFAWPSYTFQIYLSNETYLEAPISTSQMSMLGSIINVGALLGTPLTVYMADKLGRKYSAMLVGLPYVITWALISVTRSYYVVLFSLGLSGLSAAGQSISSIYISEICQDSIRGSLTSSVNYGYLIGLLISYTMGGYMSYYSILYAHLALSILYIIMLIPLKESPCYLLKIGKEKEARDSIAFYRRVDVDSKEVEGEIKSLRVQLDLNSDIIIEDSTTNHVPETVNDSIFKEAIPSMRPNTCAILLVVDYLMASLVGASTLDKLGRKNLMTITSFIAGIFTILIGTQLHMHWAPYWFTAVIIYLHSFIFNLGVAQVPLVLAAEVFLPEVRALGNSIALAFLWITNWIVVSTFFPLVEFIGLGQTFYIFSVICFIGSVYSHLCLPETKGLSADAIQLLFIKKERNSNLKV; this is encoded by the exons ATGAGTGAAAAAGTAAAGCCAAAAGCATTTTTAATGCAAGGATGTGCGACTTTGATTA tttgttttCTGACATCGTTGACTGGTTTCGTTTTCGCCTGGCCCTCTTATACcttccaaatatatttgtccAATGAGACGTATCTAGAAGCTCCTATTAGTACCAGTCAAATGTCAATGTTGGgaagtattataaatgttggAGCTTTGTTAGGGACGCCCTTGACAGTTTATATGGCTGACAAACTTGGAAGGAAGTATTCTGCTATGCTCGTTGGACTACCCTACGTT ataacATGGGCATTAATCTCCGTCACCAGGTCCTATTATGTAGTCCTTTTCTCGCTTGGGTTGTCTGGTCTCAGTGCCGCTGGCCAATCAATTTCTTCTATTTACATATCAGAGATATGTCAAGACTCGATCAGAGGGTCATTGACCTCGTCGGTTAACTATGGTTATTTAATAGGACTGTTAATTTCTTATACTATGGGGGGATATATGTCATACTACAGTATTCTTTACGCTCATTTAGCTCTCTCGattctgtatataataatgttgataCCTTTGAAGGAATCTCCATGTTATTTGCTGAAAATTGGAAAGGAAAAG gaaGCTCGGGATTCCATCGCGTTCTATCGACGGGTGGATGTAGATTCCAAAGAAGTGGAAGGAGAAATTAAGAGTCTGAGAGTtcaattagatttaaattcggatattattatagaagaCAGC acGACAAATCACGTGCCTGAAACTGTAAACG ACTCCATATTTAAGGAGGCCATTCCTAGTATGCGGCCAAATACGTGTGCTATATTACTTGTTGTGGATTATCTGATGGCATCATTGGTTGGTGCTTCCACGTTGGATAAATTAGGACGGAAG AATCTTATGACGATAACGTCCTTCATTGCCGGTATATTTACGATCCTCATAGGGACTCAGCTGCACATGCATTGGGCTCCATATTGGTTCACCGCTGTCATTATATACttacacagttttattttcaacttagGAGTCGCGCAAGTACCCCTGGTGTTGGCCGCAGAAGTGTTTTTACCGGAG gtacGAGCTCTTGGGAATAGCATTGCCTTGGCGTTTTTGTGGATCACAAACTGGATTGTTGTGTCAACATTTTTCCCTTTGGTTGAATTCATTGGTTTAGggcaaacattttatatattttctgtcatATGTTTCATTGGTTCGGTCTACAGTCATTTATGTCTTCCGGAGACGAAAGGATTATCAGCGGATGCTATTCAACTTCTGTTTATAAAGAAAGAGAGAAACAGTAATCTAAAAGTATAG